GGCATCGTTTTTCTCACCGTCAAGGCTCCGGCTACATATCGGATGATAAGCTGGCAACTGCTGATATATACGATTTGATGGATGAATTAAGCAGACAGTTTCCGTGGATTGGAATATGCGTGAATAAAATTGATGTGACCAACGTGGGACGGCAGCACGATTTGACAGAGCTCTTGAAACCAGCAGAGGATATTGTTATCGACACTTCGCTGCTAACAGTTCCCGATTGCCCGCAGCAGGAAACAGAATAACAGAAATTCGGCAGGACATGAATGTGTCCTGCCGAATTTCTGTTTTCGGGCCATACTGGCCCGAAGGTTTGGGACAGGATTTACTAATCTTTCGCAACATTTATGTCCCCGGGCAGGCATGATAAAATAGGGGTAGGAAGGATAGATAAAGGAGGTTTTGAAGATGAAGATACTGCTGAAAATATTGGTTGCTCCCTTTGCTTTGGCGTTGTCCCTTCTGGCGGCTCTGCTGGTATTCCTGTTTGATATTTGTGCCGTCCTGCTGACGATTGCCTCTGTGATCCTGGCGGTGCTGGGTGTCGCTCTTTTTTTCACGCCGACGCCCATAGGCGGGATTGTATTTCTGTTTCTTGCCTTCCTTCTTTCGCCGTATGGACTGCAAGCGGCGGCGGGCTCCCTTCTTTGGGCGCTGGACGGAGGCAAATCCGCTCTGTACCGGTTTCTGGCAAGTTAAGCAGCCTCGGGCCATACTGGCCCGAAGTCGGGGCGGTCTGAATGGGTCGCCCTTTTCTCATGGAAAGGAGGGATGATTTTTGGCTACCACAACTTTGTTGCAGCGCCATGCGGGCGAAGGCGAAACGATTGCCGAGGCTATCCGGGATTGTCTGGACTATGGCAAGGACCCGGAGAAAACAGAAAGCGGAAAGTATATCTCCGCTTATGAATGTGATCCGGCCACCGTGGCGGACGAGTTCCTTTTGGCAAAGGCCAGCTATGCCGCTATGACGGGCCGGGAACAGAAGAAAGAAAATGATGTGCTGTGCTATCAGATACGACAATCCTTCTATCCGGGCGAGATTACCCCGAAGGAGGCAAACCGTATCGGCTATGAGCTGGCTATGCGCTGGACGAAGGGGCGGCACGCTTTTATCGTTACCACGCATACTGACAAGCAGCACATCCATTGTCACATTTATTACAACTCCACCACCCTTGACTGTACCCGGAAATTCCGAAACTTTTGGGGTTCCAGCTTTGCCCTCCGTCGGCTCTCTGACAGGCTGTGTCTTGAAAACGGGCTGTCCATTGTGGAGAACCCGAAGCCCCGGAGCAAGAGTAAGTATCGGAATTATGGAGAATGGCAGAAAGAACGAAAAGGGCCGCTTTCTTATCAGGACAGGCTGCGCCTTACCATTGATACTGTACTGGCGGAACGCCCCGCCGATCTGGATGAATTTCTTGTTCTGATGAAACGGGCCGGATATGAAGTCAAGAAGGTTCGGGGCGGCGGTATCAGTTTCCGGCTGACCGGGCAAGGGCAGGAACGCTTCACCCGTCTGCGTGCCTCCACGCTGGGGGACGGCTACGACTTGCAAGATGTTCTGGCCGCCATTGAGGGCAAAGAAAAACGCCCCGGGCACTCGGAGCGGAAAATCAGTCTGGCGGTGGATATTCAAGCAAAGCTGGCTGCCGGTAAGGGGCCGGGATATGAACGCTGGGCGAAGGTATTTAACATTAAGCAGATGGCCGCCGCTCTTGCCTATATACAAGACAATGGCCTGACCGATTATGAGCAGTTGGCGCAGAAGGCCACCGAGGCGGCAGACCGTTTCCATGCCATTTCCGAGCAGATCAAGCAGACAGAACAGGCCATGAAAACCAATGCCGGGCTAAAGGCCGCAACGGTTCAGTATGCCAAAACCCGTCCGGTCTTTGAGCAGTATAAGGCGACGAAGTACAGCCGGAAATTTCTTGCGGAGCATGAGGCCGACCTTGAACTGTACCGGGCTGCACAAGCGGAAATGCGCTCTCTGCTGGGCGGGGCAAAGCTCCCCAAAATGGATGTGCTGAAGGAAGAAGGCCGCAAGCTCACAGCAAGGAAAAAACAGCTCTATGGAGAATACCAAAAGGCACGACGGGATATGCAGGAGATTGTCACGATCAAGGCGAACATTGACACTCTGATGGGCTACACCGAGCCGGGCAGAAAGCATGAAAAGGAGCGTTGAGATTATGAAAACAAGGAGCAAAGCGACGCTGACACTTCGGGCCATGTTGGCCCGAAGATACGGGTTTGGGGCGAGCCCCAACAAGCCGCCTTTGTGCCACTTGTGGCCACAGAGGCATTGCTTGCCACTTAGCGGCAGCCCCTAAAATGGCGCAAAAAACAGAGGCCCTTATTCTGGAACCTCCGTTTCTCTGGCTTTCTTAATGCCTTCGGCTGTGGCTTCTATCACGACAAGCTCTTTTTCATTCATGGAGTTTAGAAGTACATCAATATGCTTTCTGCAAGAGCTTGGCCTTGCCCCTCCGTCCGCATGAATAAACTGGTCAACTGAAACGTCAAACATAGTAATGAGTTTAACAAAAAGGTCGAAGCTGGGATATTGACCTTTGTTCTCAATATTCATAATGGTACGGGAGTCACGGTCTACTAATTCCGCAACATAGGCTTGTGTCCAACCCTTTTCTTCTCTGGCTCGTTTGAGAGCTGCCCCGAGGCCGTGAAAGTCAAACCTTCTTTCATCTTGGTTCATTCTCATATCACCCTATGTCATTGTACATTTCGGGTTGGATTATGAGAATGTAATGAAATTTTATATAAAGTAGTATTTCATTTCATCAATGTGCAGCCTCCAACTTGTACTATTCGAGATAAAGAACTATAATGTATTCTGTGGAGGTGCGAAATGGACTATATGACATTGAAAGAGACCGCCGAAAAGTGGGGCGTGACACCTCGTAGGGTAAATTATTATTGTGCCGGAGGGCGTATCCCCGGCGCTGTGAAAATGGCCGGTGTTTGGCTGATTCCTAAAACTGCGGAGAAGCCGCTTGATGGCCGGACAAAACAAGGAAAGGAATTAAAAAATGAATAGAATATTACTATTGGAGGATGATGTTAGTCTGATAGATGGCTTGGTCTACTCTTTGAAAAAGAATGAATTTGATGTTGAAGTTGCCCGTACTGTATCTGAAGCAAAACAATACTTATCCAAACTCGACAGATACGATTTGTTGATTTTGGATGTCACCCTGCCAGATGGAACTGGATTTGATGTATGTGAAACAGTACGAAAAGAAAATCAGAAAGTCCCGATTATATTCCTGACCGCATCGGATGAAGAAGTCAACATAATCCGTGGGTTAGATAGCGGCGGGGACGATTATATCACCAAGCCTTTCAAGCTGGGGGAATTGTGTTCCCGTATCCGGGCGCTGCTGCGTCGGGCCGGAGTTTCCAAAAGCGAAAAAAACACTTCTATGGAATGTGGCGACATTACCATTGATCTGTTGGGTAGCCGTGCAACCTTAAAGGGAAAAGCATTGGATTTGACAAGCGCTGAATATCGTTTGCTTTGCCTGCTGGTAAGAAATGCAAATCGCGTTGTGACAAGGGACATCATTCTAAATGAGCTGTGGGATGATACAGGAAATTTTGTTGATGATAACACCCTGTCCGTCTATGTACGGCGGCTTCGTGAAAAAGTGGAAACCGATCCGTCCCATCCAGAACACCTTATAACCATCCGGGGATTTGGCTACCAATGGAAAGAGGTGTCTGTATGAGCTTGTACCAAGATAGACAGATTAAAGGCTTCCTGATATTTTTAATTTTGTTTTCCCTGTTGTTTGTAGGTACAGGAGCCGTTTTGACTATTTATCAGGTGAACGATGTGGAAGTCCTATGGCTCAAACACGATGAAGCGGTTTCGTCCTCACTTTTGGAACAGGGTGTTTCTAAAGAAGTGATAGCAGTTGCCTTTACTAATACGAACATTAGTGAAAATGGCAGGTCATTATTAACGGCTGCGGGTTTGGGAAAACAGGCAGAAAGCAGTATGCGGCCTTTTTTTAATCAATTTCAGCGTTCCGCTTTCTTCATCATGCTATGCACTGTGTTATTTTTTCTCTTTGTGCTTACCATAGGAGTATTCGTTTTTTTCTGGAAAAGGAAGCGATTGTACCAACAGGCCGACAAAATATTATCAAATTACATCAACGGGGATTACTCTTCTCATTTGCCACAGAATTACGAGGGTGCAATCTATCAAGTGTTTTCTTCGATAGAACAGCTTGCAACTATGCTCCAATCCAAAAACGAAACAGAGCGTAAAGCAAAAGAGTTTTTGAAAGACACCATATCCGATATATCTCACCAGCTCAAAACGCCTCTGGCAGCCCTCGCTATGTATCAGGAGATCATTGAAAGTGAGCCAGAAAATGCAGAAACGGTCAAACAGTTTGCGGCGAAGATGGGTATTTCTCTAAAGCGTATGGAGCAGTTAATCTTATCCATGTTGAAGATAACCCGACTGGATACGGGAAACATCATTTTTGAGAAAAAAAGTTGCCGTGTGTCCGAGCTGATAGCTCATTCAGTCAATGACCTAACCACAAGGGCTAAAAGCGAAAGCAAGCAGATTCAGATAGATGGCGATGGTGAACAGCAGCTTATTTGTGACATGGAATGGACAGGCGAAGCGATTGGAAACGTTGTAAAAAATGCGCTGGATCACACACAAGCTGGCGGCATTGTCTATATTACATGGGATCGCACTCCTGCCGTGTTTCGTATTTTTATTTCTGATAATGGTAACGGTATAGCCCCGGAAGATATTCATCATATCTTCAAACGCTTTTATCGCAGCAAACATTCTCTTGATACACAAGGAATTGGACTGGGGCTTCCCCTCGCCAAGTCCATTATTGAGGGGCAAGGCGGTGTTATCTCCGTACAAAGCGAAGCTGGAAAAGGTACGCGGTTTACACTTTCTTTCCTTACGGAACTGTAAGGTCAAATTCATCTGCTTGTAAGCTGCTTTTGCTATCCTTTTGAGAAAGGAGGTACTGATGACTATGGAAATATTGAAAGTACAAGATTTATGTAAAACTTATGGAAAGGGTGAGGCGAAAGTCGAAGCGTTGAAGAAGGTTTCCTTCTCTCTGGATAAAGGCGAATTTGCTGCCGTTGTGGGTGAATCCGGTTCTGGCAAAAGCACATTACTGAACTGTATTGGAGCTTTGGATACCCCTACCTCCGGCCACATTTGGGTTGATGAACAAGACCTGTTTTCCATGAAAGAGGAACAGCGCACGATTTTCCGCCGTCGTAATATCGGCTTTATCTTCCAATCCTTTCAGTTGGTTTCCGAGCTGAATGTGGAGCAGAATATCATGTTTCCGCTTCTTTTGGACTATCGCAAACCAGACCCGGCAGCAGTAGAAGAAATTTTGGAACTCTTGGGCCTTACCGAGCGTCGGCGTCACCTGCCGAGCCAACTATCCGGCGGACAGCAGCAGCGTGTTGCCATTGGTCGGGCGTTAATCACAAAGCCCAAACTGATTCTGGCGGATGAACCTACTGGCAATCTGGACAGCAAGAATAGTCAGGATGTTATTACCTTGCTTACACAGGCTTCCCGCCGCTATCAGCAAACAATCCTGATGATTACCCACAATAAGAATTTGACTGCATCCGTTGATCGGGTGTTTCGGGTATCAGATGGCGTTTTGACGGATTTGGGAGGAAAAACAAATGAAGCATTATCTTGACCTTGTTCCCATATCCGCAAAAATCCACAAGAAGCAAAGCAGAATGTCTATTTTTTGCATTGTGCTGGCTGTGTTTCTGGTTACAACTATTTTTGGAATGGCAGATATGTTCATCCGCAGCCAGATTTTGCAGGCACAGCAGGAGTCTGGGAATTGGCATATTGCCATTCGGAATATCAGTAATGAGAAAGCTGCAATTATCGCTTCACGGCCTGATATAGAAGTGTTTTCACCGTATGGCGTTCTCAATTATCGTGGAAATTTAGGCTATACTTTGGGTGGAAAAAATGTAGCGATATGCGGTTGTGATGAAAGATATATAACTGAAATCTGGACTGACCAACTTGAAGAAGGTGTTTTTCCACAGACAAGTAATGAAGCGTTGGTGACTGAAAATGCAAAGCAGATAATGGGTGTTGCGATTGGTGATCCCATTGCCGTAGAAACTCCTGATGGCGACAAACTGAATTTTACCATATCAGGATTTATGAATAATACCGCCTCGATAATGAGTGGCGACTCCTACGGCATCATTTTGAACACAGAGGATTACTGCACTATTTATCCGAATGTATCAGACGGGGAACCGAATGATTACGGCATTATGTTTTACGCTCAATTTGCAAACACAAGAAATATACAAGGGAAAATTGCTGATTTGAAAGAACAATGCAATTTATCGGATGAACAAATATCTTCCAACAATAATCTGCTTGGATTGCTTGGACAAAGCCGTGTTCCCTTTTTATTACAGGTTTATTTGGCCGCGGCAGTATTGTTTGTGCTGGTAATGTTAGCTGGTATTATGATGATTGCAAGCAGCCTTAACAGCAATGTAGCCCAGCGTACAGAATTTTTCGGCCTTATGCGCTGTATCGGTGCAACACCAAAACAGGTTATGCGCTTAGTACGGAAAGAGGCGCTTAGTTGGTGCCGTTTGGCGATCCCTGTGGGTATTTCCATCGGTGTAGTTGTCATTTGGGTCTTATGCGCGATTTTGCGTTTCCTAAGTCCGGAATTTTTCAAAGCGATGCCTACATTCGGATTTAGCGTACCAAGTATTCTTGCAGGAATCGTTGTGGGCTTGGTAACAGTTTTGTTCGCTGCCTATTCTCCGGCAAAGAAAGCAGCAAAAGTATCTCCGCTGGCAGCGGTGTCCGGTAATGCAAACGACTTGGAGCCTGCAAGAAATGCCGCTAATACACAACTGCTTAAGATTGATACAGCACTTGGAATTTATCACGCAAAAGCAAATCGGAAAAATCTGTTTTTGATGACAAGCTCATTTGCTCTCAGTATTATCCTTTTCCTTTCATTCTCTGTAACAGTTGAGTTCATGCAGCATACCTTAACACCGCTCCAACCTTGGACAGCAGATCTATCTATCATAAGTCCCGATAACTCCTGTGCTATTGACAAAACAGAACTCGATAGTCTAAAGGAAAATCCTGTTGTGGATTTAGCGTATGGAAGAAAATTTGCATACGAGGTTCCGTCTGTCACAAACGGTATTGAAAAAAAGATGGATTTAATCTCTTATGAGCAGTATCAATTTGATTGGGCAAGGGACTATTTATTAGAGGGTTCTCTGGAATCTGTGCAAACTGATTTAGGGACGGGCTTAATTGTTTAT
The sequence above is a segment of the Lachnospiraceae bacterium JLR.KK008 genome. Coding sequences within it:
- the vapD gene encoding VapD family protein, with amino-acid sequence MERKYFKALNFDLDTHQLKEHYPGANYRQAYDDLRRFFKRHRFSHRQGSGYISDDKLATADIYDLMDELSRQFPWIGICVNKIDVTNVGRQHDLTELLKPAEDIVIDTSLLTVPDCPQQETE
- a CDS encoding CD1845 family protein → MKILLKILVAPFALALSLLAALLVFLFDICAVLLTIASVILAVLGVALFFTPTPIGGIVFLFLAFLLSPYGLQAAAGSLLWALDGGKSALYRFLAS
- a CDS encoding relaxase/mobilization nuclease domain-containing protein yields the protein MATTTLLQRHAGEGETIAEAIRDCLDYGKDPEKTESGKYISAYECDPATVADEFLLAKASYAAMTGREQKKENDVLCYQIRQSFYPGEITPKEANRIGYELAMRWTKGRHAFIVTTHTDKQHIHCHIYYNSTTLDCTRKFRNFWGSSFALRRLSDRLCLENGLSIVENPKPRSKSKYRNYGEWQKERKGPLSYQDRLRLTIDTVLAERPADLDEFLVLMKRAGYEVKKVRGGGISFRLTGQGQERFTRLRASTLGDGYDLQDVLAAIEGKEKRPGHSERKISLAVDIQAKLAAGKGPGYERWAKVFNIKQMAAALAYIQDNGLTDYEQLAQKATEAADRFHAISEQIKQTEQAMKTNAGLKAATVQYAKTRPVFEQYKATKYSRKFLAEHEADLELYRAAQAEMRSLLGGAKLPKMDVLKEEGRKLTARKKQLYGEYQKARRDMQEIVTIKANIDTLMGYTEPGRKHEKER
- a CDS encoding helix-turn-helix transcriptional regulator, which produces MRMNQDERRFDFHGLGAALKRAREEKGWTQAYVAELVDRDSRTIMNIENKGQYPSFDLFVKLITMFDVSVDQFIHADGGARPSSCRKHIDVLLNSMNEKELVVIEATAEGIKKARETEVPE
- a CDS encoding helix-turn-helix domain-containing protein, translated to MDYMTLKETAEKWGVTPRRVNYYCAGGRIPGAVKMAGVWLIPKTAEKPLDGRTKQGKELKNE
- a CDS encoding response regulator transcription factor, giving the protein MNRILLLEDDVSLIDGLVYSLKKNEFDVEVARTVSEAKQYLSKLDRYDLLILDVTLPDGTGFDVCETVRKENQKVPIIFLTASDEEVNIIRGLDSGGDDYITKPFKLGELCSRIRALLRRAGVSKSEKNTSMECGDITIDLLGSRATLKGKALDLTSAEYRLLCLLVRNANRVVTRDIILNELWDDTGNFVDDNTLSVYVRRLREKVETDPSHPEHLITIRGFGYQWKEVSV
- a CDS encoding HAMP domain-containing sensor histidine kinase, translated to MSLYQDRQIKGFLIFLILFSLLFVGTGAVLTIYQVNDVEVLWLKHDEAVSSSLLEQGVSKEVIAVAFTNTNISENGRSLLTAAGLGKQAESSMRPFFNQFQRSAFFIMLCTVLFFLFVLTIGVFVFFWKRKRLYQQADKILSNYINGDYSSHLPQNYEGAIYQVFSSIEQLATMLQSKNETERKAKEFLKDTISDISHQLKTPLAALAMYQEIIESEPENAETVKQFAAKMGISLKRMEQLILSMLKITRLDTGNIIFEKKSCRVSELIAHSVNDLTTRAKSESKQIQIDGDGEQQLICDMEWTGEAIGNVVKNALDHTQAGGIVYITWDRTPAVFRIFISDNGNGIAPEDIHHIFKRFYRSKHSLDTQGIGLGLPLAKSIIEGQGGVISVQSEAGKGTRFTLSFLTEL
- a CDS encoding ABC transporter ATP-binding protein — encoded protein: MEILKVQDLCKTYGKGEAKVEALKKVSFSLDKGEFAAVVGESGSGKSTLLNCIGALDTPTSGHIWVDEQDLFSMKEEQRTIFRRRNIGFIFQSFQLVSELNVEQNIMFPLLLDYRKPDPAAVEEILELLGLTERRRHLPSQLSGGQQQRVAIGRALITKPKLILADEPTGNLDSKNSQDVITLLTQASRRYQQTILMITHNKNLTASVDRVFRVSDGVLTDLGGKTNEALS
- a CDS encoding FtsX-like permease family protein, coding for MKHYLDLVPISAKIHKKQSRMSIFCIVLAVFLVTTIFGMADMFIRSQILQAQQESGNWHIAIRNISNEKAAIIASRPDIEVFSPYGVLNYRGNLGYTLGGKNVAICGCDERYITEIWTDQLEEGVFPQTSNEALVTENAKQIMGVAIGDPIAVETPDGDKLNFTISGFMNNTASIMSGDSYGIILNTEDYCTIYPNVSDGEPNDYGIMFYAQFANTRNIQGKIADLKEQCNLSDEQISSNNNLLGLLGQSRVPFLLQVYLAAAVLFVLVMLAGIMMIASSLNSNVAQRTEFFGLMRCIGATPKQVMRLVRKEALSWCRLAIPVGISIGVVVIWVLCAILRFLSPEFFKAMPTFGFSVPSILAGIVVGLVTVLFAAYSPAKKAAKVSPLAAVSGNANDLEPARNAANTQLLKIDTALGIYHAKANRKNLFLMTSSFALSIILFLSFSVTVEFMQHTLTPLQPWTADLSIISPDNSCAIDKTELDSLKENPVVDLAYGRKFAYEVPSVTNGIEKKMDLISYEQYQFDWARDYLLEGSLESVQTDLGTGLIVYNSQNTIQTGDTVSLNIDGQSEEIQIVGILSNCPFYSAADVGTIICSEDTFEQITGESKYTVIDVQLVKGATDEEVYVIRQMVDSSFTFADERMGNSSTMGTYYCFWLFIYGFLVLIAMITIFNIINSISMSVSARLKQYGAFRAIGVSMGQLSKMIVAEAFTYTIIGGVVGTVLGLFCNKLLFGMLISYRWGDAWTPPLPEVAVILLIVVISIILAVQGPIKRIRNMSIVDTISAQ